A genomic region of Deltaproteobacteria bacterium contains the following coding sequences:
- a CDS encoding zinc-ribbon domain-containing protein codes for MDVRCEKCGTVYDLDEAQLTDAGVTVRCTECDNVFRVRRRSVAYTEPVAPPLAASASDKPWQIRTKSGDVYTFKDLTTLQKWIVERKVSRDDEISRSGETWKRLGNIAELATFFQVVDQANAISTGATSPAQPAAPAPVVPPPAAPAPAPAPAVVP; via the coding sequence ATGGACGTTCGTTGCGAGAAGTGCGGGACGGTTTATGACCTGGACGAGGCCCAGCTCACCGACGCTGGGGTCACCGTCCGCTGCACCGAGTGCGACAACGTCTTCCGGGTGCGGCGCCGCTCGGTGGCCTACACCGAGCCGGTCGCGCCGCCGCTCGCCGCCTCCGCGAGCGACAAGCCCTGGCAGATCCGCACCAAGAGCGGGGACGTCTACACCTTCAAGGACCTGACGACCCTCCAGAAGTGGATCGTCGAGCGGAAGGTCAGCCGGGACGATGAGATCTCGCGCTCGGGTGAGACCTGGAAGCGCCTGGGGAACATCGCCGAGCTCGCCACCTTCTTCCAGGTGGTGGATCAGGCCAACGCCATCTCCACCGGCGCCACCTCGCCGGCGCAGCCGGCCGCTCCGGCGCCCGTGGTGCCGCCCCCCGCCGCGCCCGCCCCGGCGCCCGCGCCCGCGGTGGTCCCC
- a CDS encoding zinc-ribbon domain-containing protein, producing MRLSCPSCKTTFEIPEGTATAGKKVRCARCKIVFKIPGAPGASPPPMPAAAPAPAPQAAPLPGLAVTGSQRTAYEELQAAPPDPLPPGIGTQEDLDTLPQLGEPADPWGGSEGRLEVDPFADLEATPALSEPTPTPMPTPMPGGPSRGTSAIRAQSGAPATVEGAASEELTGAWKLRLSDGTVRNFDSMEEVHNYLGAHPDPGAEVSSDGRTWQDPDSLRSMQAPRAVSREPTGLSVALRAAAAPIADPSEGAGVGWSAAAVLATLLMLVSVLVAVQTLQVVDLSGWVPFDALGLDAIGGGRVAPVEDAGDPAVDQRAAYEALMGQATRARKEGQLVDAVIAYRRAVDTLESPEALEALAEVYETLGEEKRAGKIRGRLKALREKRGKRTP from the coding sequence ATGCGGCTCTCCTGCCCCTCCTGCAAGACGACCTTCGAGATCCCGGAAGGTACGGCCACGGCCGGCAAGAAGGTGCGGTGCGCGCGCTGCAAGATCGTCTTCAAGATCCCCGGGGCCCCGGGAGCCAGCCCACCGCCCATGCCGGCGGCCGCCCCCGCCCCCGCGCCGCAGGCCGCGCCCCTGCCCGGGCTGGCGGTCACCGGGAGCCAGCGCACGGCCTACGAGGAACTGCAGGCCGCCCCGCCCGATCCGCTCCCGCCCGGGATCGGCACCCAGGAGGACCTCGACACCCTCCCGCAGCTCGGCGAGCCGGCCGATCCCTGGGGCGGGAGCGAGGGCCGCCTCGAGGTGGATCCCTTCGCCGACCTCGAGGCGACGCCGGCCCTCAGCGAACCCACCCCGACGCCGATGCCGACCCCGATGCCCGGCGGCCCCTCCCGGGGCACCAGCGCGATCCGGGCCCAGAGCGGCGCGCCGGCGACGGTCGAGGGGGCCGCGAGCGAGGAGCTCACCGGGGCCTGGAAGCTGCGCCTCTCCGACGGGACGGTGCGCAACTTCGACTCGATGGAGGAGGTCCACAACTACCTGGGCGCGCACCCGGATCCGGGCGCCGAGGTCTCCTCCGACGGCCGCACCTGGCAGGACCCCGACTCCCTGCGCTCGATGCAGGCCCCGCGGGCCGTCTCCCGGGAGCCCACCGGCCTCTCGGTGGCCCTCCGGGCGGCCGCCGCGCCGATCGCCGACCCGAGCGAGGGCGCCGGGGTGGGCTGGTCGGCGGCGGCGGTCCTCGCCACCTTGCTGATGCTGGTCTCGGTGCTGGTCGCCGTCCAGACCCTGCAGGTCGTGGACCTCTCGGGCTGGGTCCCCTTCGACGCGCTGGGCCTCGACGCCATCGGTGGAGGGCGGGTGGCCCCGGTGGAGGACGCCGGCGATCCGGCCGTCGACCAGCGGGCGGCCTACGAGGCCCTCATGGGCCAGGCGACCCGCGCCCGGAAGGAGGGGCAGCTGGTCGACGCGGTCATCGCCTACCGGCGCGCGGTCGACACCCTGGAGAGCCCGGAGGCCCTGGAGGCCCTGGCCGAGGTCTACGAGACGCTGGGCGAGGAGAAGCGCGCCGGGAAGATCCGGGGCCGCTTGAAGGCGTTGCGTGAGAAACGGGGGAAGCGTACACCCTGA